A part of Streptomyces sp. NBC_00557 genomic DNA contains:
- a CDS encoding SLC13 family permease produces MRALLLRLHVLDRVAIGLLTTGLLCVATGLLPKGSASDAMTRIAPLLAFLGTVIVLAELTSRAEVFDVVAARVARAGRGSYPVLFLLCVAFAAVTTIALNLDTTAVLLTPVMLALASRVGIAPVPLAMTTVWLANTASLLLPVSNLTNLLAANRVALSPLGLAGRMWAPQLAALAVTMACLWLFFWRRDRRGASVVDGSGLMHAVAVSGPGAARATDVRVDAADRYVPPAVHRPADAVLFRACALACGGFLIAILVADVPLWMASGTAALIAVAAFGLRQRSALRLSLVPWRLLVMVPGMFLVVETFDAHGLHHLLASAVGTDGGTLGLFRAAAVGGGLSNALNNLPVYLAGEAAVPVGNHDQLLALLIGTNAGPVITPWASLATLLWYERCHAYGVRVPVRRLMGTGAVLALCAVGAAVAALALTR; encoded by the coding sequence GTGCGTGCCTTACTGCTGCGTCTGCATGTCCTCGACCGGGTGGCGATCGGTCTGCTGACCACCGGACTCCTGTGCGTGGCGACGGGACTGCTGCCGAAGGGCTCCGCGTCCGACGCGATGACCCGCATCGCTCCGCTGCTGGCGTTCCTCGGCACGGTGATCGTGCTGGCCGAACTGACCAGCCGCGCCGAGGTGTTCGACGTGGTGGCGGCGCGGGTGGCGCGGGCGGGGCGGGGCAGCTATCCGGTGCTGTTCCTGCTGTGCGTGGCCTTCGCCGCGGTCACGACCATCGCCCTGAACCTGGACACCACGGCCGTCCTGCTGACGCCGGTGATGCTGGCGCTGGCCTCCCGGGTGGGCATCGCGCCGGTGCCGCTGGCGATGACGACGGTATGGCTGGCCAACACGGCGAGCCTGCTGCTGCCGGTGTCCAACCTGACGAACCTGCTGGCCGCCAACCGGGTCGCGCTGTCCCCGCTGGGCCTCGCGGGCCGGATGTGGGCCCCGCAACTCGCCGCGCTCGCCGTGACGATGGCTTGTTTGTGGCTGTTCTTCTGGCGGCGCGACCGGCGTGGGGCCTCTGTTGTGGACGGGTCCGGCCTGATGCACGCCGTGGCGGTGTCGGGCCCGGGCGCGGCCCGGGCGACGGACGTGCGGGTGGACGCCGCCGACCGCTACGTCCCCCCGGCCGTCCACCGTCCCGCCGACGCCGTCCTGTTCCGCGCCTGCGCGCTCGCCTGCGGCGGCTTCCTCATCGCCATCCTGGTGGCCGACGTCCCCCTGTGGATGGCGTCCGGCACGGCGGCGCTGATCGCCGTGGCGGCGTTCGGCCTGCGGCAGCGGTCCGCACTCAGGCTGTCCCTCGTCCCCTGGCGGCTGCTGGTGATGGTGCCGGGCATGTTCCTCGTGGTCGAGACGTTCGACGCGCACGGGCTGCACCACCTGCTCGCCTCCGCGGTCGGCACCGACGGCGGCACGCTCGGCCTGTTCCGCGCGGCGGCGGTCGGCGGCGGCCTGTCCAACGCGCTCAACAACCTGCCGGTGTATCTGGCCGGCGAGGCGGCGGTCCCGGTCGGCAACCACGACCAGCTCCTCGCCCTGCTGATCGGCACCAACGCCGGACCGGTGATCACGCCGTGGGCGTCCCTGGCCACGCTGCTGTGGTACGAACGCTGCCACGCGTACGGCGTCCGGGTGCCGGTCCGCCGCCTGATGGGGACCGGCGCGGTGCTGGCCCTGTGCGCGGTGGGGGCGGCGGTGGCTGCGCTCGCCTTGACGCGCTAG
- a CDS encoding DUF397 domain-containing protein, with protein sequence MKRSEPIIPDASALSGWRKSSYSGGSSDNCLEVDDTPAPTHVPVRDSKNPAGPAVVFSASAWSAFVSGLKRS encoded by the coding sequence ATGAAGCGCAGCGAGCCGATCATCCCTGACGCGTCGGCGCTTTCGGGCTGGCGCAAGTCCAGTTACAGCGGCGGCAGCAGCGACAACTGCCTCGAAGTCGACGACACCCCCGCCCCCACCCACGTCCCCGTCCGTGACAGCAAGAACCCCGCCGGGCCCGCCGTCGTCTTCTCGGCGTCCGCCTGGTCGGCGTTCGTCAGCGGGCTGAAACGCAGCTGA
- a CDS encoding helix-turn-helix domain-containing protein translates to MAIEDNPISRVRYGEELKRRREAAGLTQEELSQRVVMSRTHIAHIEAGRRRPDVEDARRLDRELGGDGFFERFLPTLDGRKVAEHFAEALEFEGKATVIKEYAPSLVPGLLQTKRYAYEVLGTGYPRQSDEDRDKLVTTRLDRAGILSNFHSPEVCFLLDEAVLRRVVGGPAVMCEQLRHIAELGESRRIRVHVLPYSAGAHALQAGFLSLMWFEDMPPIAYAEGVNSGRLLEIPSVVRGCQELYDQALGDALSHRKTMGLLRSVAEDYEHEAQRADHP, encoded by the coding sequence GTGGCCATCGAGGACAACCCGATCTCGCGGGTGCGGTACGGGGAGGAACTCAAGCGGCGGAGGGAGGCGGCCGGGCTCACGCAGGAGGAACTGAGCCAACGTGTCGTGATGTCCCGCACCCACATCGCCCACATCGAGGCGGGGCGGCGGAGGCCGGATGTGGAGGACGCGCGGCGGCTCGATCGGGAGCTGGGCGGGGATGGGTTCTTCGAGCGGTTCCTGCCGACGCTGGACGGCAGGAAGGTGGCGGAGCACTTCGCGGAGGCGCTGGAGTTCGAGGGCAAGGCGACGGTCATCAAGGAGTACGCCCCAAGCCTCGTGCCAGGTCTCCTGCAGACGAAGCGGTACGCGTACGAAGTGCTCGGCACCGGCTATCCGCGCCAAAGTGACGAGGACCGCGACAAGTTGGTGACCACGCGCCTCGATCGAGCGGGCATCCTCAGCAACTTCCACTCGCCCGAGGTCTGCTTCCTTCTGGATGAAGCGGTGCTGCGGCGTGTGGTCGGAGGGCCGGCTGTGATGTGCGAGCAGCTCCGGCACATCGCGGAGTTGGGCGAGAGCCGTCGTATCCGCGTCCATGTGCTCCCTTATTCAGCGGGTGCCCATGCCCTCCAGGCAGGTTTCCTCTCCCTCATGTGGTTCGAGGACATGCCGCCCATCGCATACGCGGAAGGCGTGAACAGCGGCCGTCTCCTCGAAATTCCGTCCGTGGTGCGAGGGTGTCAGGAGCTCTACGATCAAGCTCTGGGTGACGCCTTGTCGCACCGTAAGACCATGGGCCTGCTGAGGTCTGTCGCGGAGGATTACGAACATGAAGCGCAGCGAGCCGATCATCCCTGA
- a CDS encoding inositol monophosphatase family protein: MSPNPDAWSSEHAAAVAAAEEAGALLRSRFPDGFAARPKGQRGDVVTDLDLAAEQLVIGRIRERFPHDRILAEESGELAGDGAGAGRTWLIDPLDGSNNVVIGLAVYVVGIALCVDDAPVVGVVHDPMTGRTWSARRGGGAHGPAGRLTAPLASRPLPAAGPLLAWTQGHAVSRDDPVACSLRHSLELRSRRLLQLWAPLVAWAMLARGDIDGFVGYRAEAIDLPAGALLAREAGIALRRLDGTEFGGGFGGPDTGRSFVAGRPELLPHLLDLVSPFSPGTGDTRTAGTAPTDPAARRSSAAGTSPWAPTSGHRPGTPSA; the protein is encoded by the coding sequence ATGAGCCCGAACCCTGACGCCTGGTCCTCCGAGCACGCCGCGGCCGTGGCCGCCGCAGAGGAGGCCGGGGCGCTGCTGCGGTCCCGCTTCCCCGACGGCTTCGCCGCCCGCCCCAAGGGACAACGGGGTGACGTGGTCACGGACCTGGACCTGGCAGCCGAGCAACTGGTGATCGGACGCATCCGCGAACGCTTCCCGCACGACCGGATCCTCGCCGAGGAGTCCGGCGAACTCGCCGGCGACGGCGCAGGCGCCGGCCGGACCTGGCTCATCGACCCCCTCGACGGCAGCAACAACGTGGTCATCGGGCTCGCCGTGTACGTCGTCGGCATCGCCCTGTGCGTCGACGACGCACCGGTGGTGGGCGTCGTCCACGATCCGATGACCGGCCGTACGTGGTCCGCGCGGCGCGGCGGCGGGGCGCACGGTCCCGCCGGACGGCTCACCGCCCCCCTGGCGTCCCGCCCGCTTCCCGCCGCCGGGCCCCTGCTCGCCTGGACGCAGGGCCACGCCGTCTCCCGCGACGACCCCGTGGCCTGCTCCCTCAGGCACAGCCTCGAACTGCGTTCCCGGCGCCTGCTCCAGCTCTGGGCGCCGCTGGTGGCCTGGGCGATGCTGGCCCGAGGGGACATCGACGGCTTCGTCGGCTACCGCGCCGAGGCGATCGACCTGCCCGCCGGCGCGCTTCTCGCCCGCGAGGCAGGCATCGCTCTACGGCGCCTGGACGGCACGGAGTTCGGCGGCGGCTTCGGCGGCCCCGACACGGGGCGTTCCTTCGTCGCCGGGCGCCCCGAACTCCTCCCGCACCTGCTCGACCTCGTCAGCCCTTTCTCTCCCGGCACCGGGGACACGCGCACGGCGGGAACCGCCCCGACAGATCCAGCGGCGCGGCGTTCTTCGGCGGCCGGTACGTCACCCTGGGCCCCCACGTCCGGCCACCGTCCCGGGACACCCTCAGCGTGA
- a CDS encoding helix-turn-helix domain-containing protein produces MQRLRLRTELRKARNHVGLTQREVATKMYWSPSKLIRIEAGEVAISVNDLKALLSEYGVTDRRKVDELLQLARGSRKMPYTEYRDVLSKEFLSFLALESSAAIIRGFHFFVVPGLFQTEEYMRAMAAGTGQATSPERLDRLVEARLARQEILEGDEGPELFLILDESVIRRQIGGPKVMRNQLERLAELSTHPRITIQVLPFAVGAHRGLMGPFTHFEFREEGMPDSVYLENPRGESYASNDPEVTGQYLETFWGLEDQALRDDIGTVLRNVAAGVGDVSPDLTPPVPAEAP; encoded by the coding sequence GTGCAGCGCCTCCGTCTGAGAACGGAGTTGCGGAAGGCTCGGAATCACGTGGGACTGACGCAGCGTGAGGTCGCCACGAAGATGTACTGGAGCCCGTCCAAGCTGATCAGGATCGAGGCCGGAGAGGTCGCGATCTCGGTCAACGACCTGAAGGCGCTGCTGAGCGAGTACGGGGTGACGGACCGCCGCAAGGTCGACGAGCTGCTGCAGTTGGCGCGTGGCAGCCGCAAGATGCCCTACACCGAGTACCGGGACGTGCTGAGCAAGGAATTCCTGTCCTTCCTGGCCCTGGAGTCGTCCGCCGCGATCATCCGCGGGTTCCACTTCTTCGTGGTGCCCGGACTCTTCCAGACCGAGGAGTACATGCGGGCCATGGCCGCCGGGACCGGGCAGGCGACCTCGCCGGAACGCCTGGACCGGCTCGTCGAGGCCAGGCTGGCGCGACAGGAGATCCTCGAGGGCGACGAGGGGCCGGAGCTGTTCCTGATCCTTGACGAGTCGGTCATCCGCCGGCAGATCGGCGGCCCGAAGGTCATGCGGAACCAGTTGGAGCGGCTGGCGGAGCTGAGCACGCATCCGCGGATCACCATCCAGGTGCTCCCCTTCGCGGTGGGCGCGCACCGGGGCCTGATGGGACCTTTCACGCACTTCGAGTTCCGCGAGGAGGGAATGCCGGACTCGGTCTATCTCGAGAACCCGCGAGGAGAGTCGTACGCGAGCAACGACCCGGAGGTCACCGGCCAGTACCTGGAGACGTTCTGGGGGCTGGAGGACCAGGCGCTCCGCGACGACATCGGCACGGTTCTGCGCAACGTGGCGGCCGGTGTCGGGGACGTCAGCCCCGACCTGACACCGCCCGTGCCCGCCGAGGCCCCCTGA
- a CDS encoding DUF397 domain-containing protein: protein MAEPWAWRKSSFSDLGTDDCVEVACTGERIMVRDTKHRDHATLRFTPASWRAFLSRPEALGPSARAGGH from the coding sequence GTGGCAGAGCCGTGGGCGTGGCGCAAGAGCAGTTTCAGTGACCTCGGAACGGACGACTGCGTCGAGGTAGCCTGCACCGGTGAGCGGATCATGGTCCGTGACACCAAGCACAGGGACCACGCCACCCTTCGCTTCACACCGGCCAGTTGGCGTGCGTTTCTGTCCCGGCCCGAGGCGCTGGGACCGTCCGCTCGCGCAGGCGGGCACTAG